TAATAAATTAAGAGAAATTAAAAAGAGAAAAGAAATGAATTCAAACAAAAATATCGCAAGAATTACAGGAGTATTGTTTATTATTGCGACAGTTGCATCTCTACTGGGTAGTGGTCTTACGGGATCAGTCGTGGGTGCTCCTGACTACCTCGTTCAGATTGCTGCAAACAAGAACCTGGTAGTGCTGGGAGCTCTTTTCACGTTTGTCGCGGCTGCCGGAAGTGCCGGCATCGCGATTTCGCTGTACCCTGTCTTACGGAAATACAATGAAGGGCTAGCTATCGGGTCAGTTGGTTTCAGGCTTATTGAGGCGGTGTTCTATATTGTGAGTGCACTCGGCTTGCTTTCTCTGCTGTCATTAAGCCAGGAATATGCGGGCGCAGGGCCTCAAGCTGTTCCAACCTTTCAAGTCCTGGGCACCTCGATTCTGGCAATGCGTGTTTGGGCGGGTTTCGTGCTTGCAGTGATTGCCTTCTGCCTGGGTGCGGCTATGTACTACTATGTTATGTATCGATTTAGACTCATCCCTCGATGGCTATCAGTCTGGGGTCTGGTCGCGCTCGCATTGTTGCTCTTGATGACTCTATTGATCGCATTCGGCGAAAGGATTTCAGGACCTTCAGGCATGCAGATGTTGTTGGT
This is a stretch of genomic DNA from Candidatus Methanoperedens sp.. It encodes these proteins:
- a CDS encoding DUF4386 domain-containing protein; amino-acid sequence: MNSNKNIARITGVLFIIATVASLLGSGLTGSVVGAPDYLVQIAANKNLVVLGALFTFVAAAGSAGIAISLYPVLRKYNEGLAIGSVGFRLIEAVFYIVSALGLLSLLSLSQEYAGAGPQAVPTFQVLGTSILAMRVWAGFVLAVIAFCLGAAMYYYVMYRFRLIPRWLSVWGLVALALLLLMTLLIAFGERISGPSGMQMLLVLPIFVQEMVLAVWLIVKGFNSPAIEAEPKNN